One Shewanella sp. MR-4 DNA window includes the following coding sequences:
- the ispF gene encoding 2-C-methyl-D-erythritol 2,4-cyclodiphosphate synthase, protein MKIRIGHGFDVHKFGEARPLILCGVEVPYETGLVAHSDGDVVLHAISDAILGAMALGDIGKHFPDTDAAYKGADSRVLLRHCYALARAKGFELGNLDVTIIAQAPKMAPHIEDMRQVLAADLNADIADINVKATTTEKLGFTGRKEGIAVEAVVLLSRQ, encoded by the coding sequence ATGAAAATCCGAATCGGCCATGGTTTTGATGTCCATAAATTTGGTGAAGCGCGCCCGTTAATTTTATGTGGGGTCGAAGTCCCCTACGAAACCGGGCTGGTGGCTCATTCCGATGGCGATGTGGTGCTGCATGCCATTTCCGATGCCATTTTAGGGGCGATGGCCCTAGGGGATATTGGTAAACATTTCCCTGATACCGATGCCGCTTATAAGGGCGCCGATAGTCGCGTTTTGCTGCGCCACTGTTATGCGCTAGCGCGGGCGAAGGGATTTGAGCTGGGTAATCTGGATGTCACTATCATTGCCCAGGCGCCTAAGATGGCGCCGCATATCGAGGATATGCGCCAAGTGCTGGCGGCCGATCTTAATGCTGACATTGCCGATATCAACGTTAAGGCCACCACTACCGAAAAACTCGGGTTTACCGGCCGTAAAGAAGGCATAGCGGTCGAAGCCGTCGTATTACTCAGCCGCCAATAG
- the truD gene encoding tRNA pseudouridine(13) synthase TruD, with product MSELHYLYGKPTGTADLRTVNSDFIVKEILPFSPSGEGEHHLVHIRKDGLNTVQVAEMLAKFAKVHPKEVTYAGQKDKNAITEQWFGIRIPGKETPAWSELNSERLTILSSSRHSKKLRIGALLGNRFILTLRNVTNVEDIINRIEKVSQIGVPNYFGEQRFGHDGKNLVMGRQMLAGKKVKDRNKRSMYLSAVRSNLFNTVVSYRLANHGTKPLAGDCVMLAGSKSFFVTPEWDLVVLKRLIEKDIQLSAPLWGRGKMLPQGEAAEVETLAMAALSEDCYGLEHAGLEQERRPLLLEPQGLKFEQTADGLVLEFILPAGSFATSLLRELVDYQDVKELQWQATVSPDANAPEANLATESDVAEVSSTDNGESAL from the coding sequence ATGAGCGAACTACATTACCTGTACGGCAAACCGACGGGCACCGCAGATTTAAGAACCGTTAACAGCGACTTTATCGTGAAAGAGATTTTGCCTTTTAGCCCGTCGGGCGAGGGCGAGCATCATTTAGTCCACATTCGTAAGGATGGGCTGAATACGGTACAAGTGGCTGAAATGCTGGCGAAGTTCGCTAAGGTTCATCCCAAAGAGGTGACCTATGCCGGACAAAAAGATAAAAATGCCATTACAGAACAGTGGTTTGGCATTCGTATTCCAGGTAAAGAAACCCCTGCGTGGAGCGAGCTAAACAGCGAGCGTTTAACCATTTTATCCAGTAGTCGCCACAGCAAAAAACTACGTATTGGCGCGCTTTTGGGCAACCGTTTTATTCTTACCCTGCGCAATGTCACCAATGTGGAAGACATTATCAACCGTATCGAAAAGGTCAGCCAAATTGGTGTGCCCAATTATTTTGGTGAGCAGCGTTTCGGTCATGATGGTAAAAACCTAGTGATGGGACGGCAAATGCTGGCGGGCAAAAAGGTGAAAGACCGTAATAAGCGCAGCATGTATCTGTCTGCGGTGCGCTCCAATCTGTTCAATACCGTTGTCTCCTATCGTTTGGCGAATCATGGCACTAAACCCTTAGCGGGGGATTGCGTGATGCTAGCAGGCAGTAAGAGCTTTTTCGTCACGCCAGAATGGGATTTAGTGGTATTAAAGCGTTTGATTGAGAAAGATATTCAGCTTTCTGCCCCACTTTGGGGGCGTGGAAAAATGCTGCCGCAGGGTGAAGCCGCCGAGGTTGAAACCCTCGCCATGGCAGCGCTGAGCGAAGATTGCTACGGCCTTGAGCACGCGGGGCTTGAGCAGGAGCGTCGTCCATTGCTGCTCGAACCTCAAGGCCTTAAGTTCGAGCAAACTGCGGATGGACTGGTGCTCGAGTTTATCTTACCTGCGGGCAGTTTTGCGACATCGCTGTTAAGAGAACTGGTTGATTATCAAGATGTGAAAGAGCTGCAATGGCAAGCGACAGTCTCACCTGATGCTAATGCTCCTGAGGCCAATCTCGCCACTGAAAGTGATGTGGCTGAGGTCAGTTCAACAGATAATGGCGAGTCCGCTTTATGA
- the surE gene encoding 5'/3'-nucleotidase SurE, which yields MIRILVSNDDGVNAPGIKALTEALAEIATVMTVAPDRNCSGASNSLTLTNPLRINRLDNGYISVHGTPTDCVHLAIRELCDGEPDMVVSGINAGANMGDDTLYSGTVAAAMEGRFLGFPAVAISLNGKALKHYHSAAVYARRIVQGLLAHPIASDQILNINVPDLPLDEIKGIRVTRLGARHKAEGIVRTQDPAGREIFWLGPPGVEQDASEGTDFHAIAHGYVSITPLTVDLTAYRQLSVLQDWVDKI from the coding sequence ATGATCCGCATCCTTGTCAGTAATGATGATGGTGTGAATGCGCCGGGGATCAAGGCCTTAACCGAGGCGCTTGCCGAAATCGCAACCGTGATGACGGTCGCGCCCGATCGTAATTGTTCCGGCGCAAGTAACTCTTTAACCTTGACTAACCCATTAAGAATTAATAGGTTAGATAATGGTTATATTTCGGTTCACGGTACGCCAACGGATTGCGTTCACTTAGCCATTCGCGAACTTTGTGATGGTGAGCCGGATATGGTGGTATCGGGCATCAATGCTGGCGCGAATATGGGCGATGATACCTTATATTCGGGCACGGTAGCGGCGGCGATGGAGGGGCGTTTTTTGGGTTTCCCCGCCGTTGCGATTTCGCTTAATGGTAAGGCCTTAAAGCATTATCACTCTGCGGCTGTGTATGCGCGGCGAATCGTGCAGGGGCTGTTAGCGCATCCGATTGCGAGCGATCAGATCCTCAATATCAATGTGCCCGATTTACCGCTCGATGAGATTAAAGGGATCAGGGTGACGCGCCTAGGTGCACGGCATAAGGCCGAAGGCATAGTGCGAACGCAGGATCCTGCAGGGCGAGAAATTTTCTGGCTTGGCCCTCCGGGTGTTGAACAAGATGCGAGTGAAGGAACGGATTTCCATGCGATTGCCCATGGTTATGTGTCGATCACTCCCTTAACCGTGGACTTGACCGCGTATAGACAATTATCGGTATTGCAAGATTGGGTAGATAAAATATGA
- a CDS encoding protein-L-isoaspartate(D-aspartate) O-methyltransferase produces MTRVALTSAVNLAKKLQEAGIRHPAVLKAISHTPRELFLDNALAHKAYENTALPIGQGQTISQPYIVARMTELLLQHQPQKVLEVGTGSGYQAAILAQLVPELCTIERIKGLQIQARQRLKRLDLHNVSFKYGDGWQGWPNRSPFDGIMVTAAAAKVPEALLSQLAEGGVLIIPVGEETQQLMRFTRRSDRFSSEVIETVKFVPLVNGELA; encoded by the coding sequence ATGACTCGAGTTGCCTTAACATCGGCGGTGAATTTAGCTAAAAAGCTTCAGGAGGCGGGGATCCGTCATCCAGCCGTTCTTAAGGCAATATCCCATACCCCGCGAGAACTGTTTCTTGATAATGCGCTGGCCCATAAAGCCTACGAAAATACCGCCTTGCCCATAGGCCAAGGACAAACCATTTCGCAGCCGTATATTGTTGCACGTATGACTGAGTTACTGCTGCAACATCAGCCGCAAAAGGTGCTTGAGGTGGGGACGGGCTCTGGCTACCAAGCGGCTATTCTCGCACAACTGGTGCCAGAACTGTGCACCATTGAGCGTATTAAAGGTTTACAGATCCAAGCGAGGCAAAGATTAAAGCGACTCGATCTGCATAATGTGTCATTCAAATATGGCGATGGCTGGCAGGGCTGGCCGAATCGCAGCCCCTTTGATGGCATTATGGTCACGGCAGCAGCGGCCAAGGTTCCCGAGGCCTTATTATCCCAGTTAGCCGAAGGCGGCGTGCTGATCATCCCTGTGGGTGAAGAGACGCAACAATTGATGCGCTTTACCCGCCGCTCGGATCGTTTTAGTTCTGAAGTGATAGAAACCGTCAAATTTGTTCCCTTGGTCAATGGCGAACTCGCTTAA